From Pelotomaculum schinkii, one genomic window encodes:
- a CDS encoding transposase, producing MSRRWSLAKTTVRGVILQLTDIQKVFLDNLLECYCAAVRWSFKRLLDGWKTQDIRLSVQSNFSLNSRQANDAVYDASATVKSQKELVKLNHAGAANKVEFTRKRLEKAKFFGKKANLKRRLGKEERKLAFWQKHIDAGTFPPVVFGGKKLFRERCKGNITREEWQEARSNRYLSRGDKTKGGNLNTRLYTKDCNIYLDIAAEPVGTEKSVRYSRITVPVYLACKPSKKTGLINGRNYRQMVLEYLKTGSAYQVEIIRENGRYYVHVTIEEEVPAPYTAHNGAIGVDTNPDGLGITHADYLSRFKESLWLPQGEWTYARSNRRDNLIGETAVLVVAMAKQFNCALAVEDLEFKNDKSVTAKFNRMSHGFVWSSFLKQVERRTAREGVPLVKIPPPFTSVIGILKYQQQYGISSHEAAAYTIARHGLGYGNEKVPKQLVQRFVKKRDTFALLTNWKQWSAIKKSAIAAIKKQTEREVKSLVSWQHHKKQLLN from the coding sequence TTGAGCAGGAGGTGGAGTCTTGCGAAAACCACGGTTAGAGGCGTGATCCTCCAGCTCACGGATATTCAGAAAGTTTTCCTCGATAACCTCTTGGAATGCTACTGTGCCGCAGTGCGATGGTCGTTTAAAAGGCTGCTGGATGGTTGGAAAACCCAGGACATACGACTATCCGTGCAAAGTAATTTCAGTCTTAACTCCCGCCAGGCTAACGATGCTGTATATGATGCCAGTGCAACAGTGAAATCACAGAAAGAACTGGTTAAGCTTAACCACGCAGGCGCCGCAAACAAAGTGGAATTCACCCGAAAGCGTCTTGAGAAAGCCAAGTTCTTCGGGAAAAAGGCAAATCTAAAAAGACGCCTGGGCAAAGAAGAAAGGAAGCTGGCATTCTGGCAGAAGCATATTGACGCCGGCACATTTCCTCCCGTGGTATTTGGTGGTAAGAAACTCTTCCGTGAGAGATGCAAGGGCAATATTACCCGCGAAGAATGGCAAGAAGCCCGGAGCAACCGCTACCTTTCCAGGGGTGATAAGACCAAGGGCGGCAACCTGAACACCCGGCTATACACCAAAGACTGCAACATCTACCTGGACATAGCTGCAGAGCCGGTCGGGACAGAAAAGTCCGTCCGCTACAGCCGGATCACAGTCCCGGTCTACCTGGCCTGTAAGCCTTCCAAGAAGACCGGACTAATCAACGGGCGCAACTACCGGCAGATGGTGTTGGAATATCTTAAAACCGGCAGCGCCTATCAGGTGGAAATCATCCGGGAGAACGGCCGCTATTACGTCCACGTTACCATCGAAGAAGAAGTGCCGGCGCCATACACAGCCCATAACGGAGCAATCGGAGTGGACACCAACCCCGACGGGTTGGGAATAACCCATGCAGACTATCTGAGCCGGTTCAAAGAAAGCCTGTGGCTGCCGCAGGGCGAATGGACATACGCCCGAAGTAACCGGCGGGACAACCTGATTGGAGAAACCGCCGTCCTGGTGGTGGCTATGGCGAAACAGTTCAATTGTGCCCTTGCTGTTGAGGACCTGGAGTTCAAAAACGACAAGTCTGTGACAGCAAAATTTAACCGGATGAGCCACGGGTTCGTCTGGTCGAGCTTTTTAAAACAGGTAGAGCGTAGGACCGCCCGCGAGGGAGTGCCCCTGGTAAAAATACCGCCACCGTTCACCTCAGTCATCGGCATCCTGAAATATCAACAACAGTACGGGATCTCAAGCCACGAAGCAGCGGCATATACCATAGCCCGGCACGGCTTGGGATACGGAAATGAAAAGGTTCCTAAACAATTGGTACAAAGGTTTGTCAAGAAAAGAGATACCTTCGCGTTGTTAACCAACTGGAAGCAGTGGAGTGCAATAAAAAAATCGGCAATTGCTGCGATTAAAAAACAAACCGAAAGGGAAGTGAAGAGTCTGGTTTCCTGGCAGCACCATAAAAAACAACTGTTGAACTAA
- a CDS encoding IS607 family transposase, producing MEKLLTSHQLAKLLNVWPETLRRWEREGKLIPLRTPGGHRRYKESQIMALIGEEITVNGTKQCAIYARVSTAKQAEAGNFQRQKERLIAYAVEKGYQVKAVYTEIASGLNENRRELAKIAKVATKGEIDVIVIEYKDRLARFGYKYLEQYYRSCGVEIDIMEFDEEKSPQEELVEDMIAIVTSFSARIYGKRGGRVAKKLTELIEQEVESCENHG from the coding sequence ATGGAAAAATTATTAACCTCTCACCAGCTAGCTAAACTATTGAATGTTTGGCCTGAAACATTGCGCCGCTGGGAAAGAGAAGGAAAATTAATTCCTTTGCGCACACCCGGCGGACACAGGCGCTACAAAGAATCACAAATAATGGCTTTAATAGGCGAAGAGATTACTGTGAACGGAACAAAACAATGCGCTATTTACGCCCGCGTATCCACAGCAAAACAAGCCGAAGCCGGAAATTTTCAACGGCAAAAAGAACGTTTAATAGCCTATGCGGTAGAAAAAGGTTATCAGGTTAAAGCAGTATATACCGAAATCGCATCCGGTCTGAACGAGAACAGGCGGGAGCTTGCCAAAATAGCCAAAGTAGCCACAAAAGGTGAAATAGACGTGATTGTCATCGAATACAAAGACCGATTGGCCCGTTTTGGCTATAAGTATTTGGAGCAATACTACCGGTCATGCGGTGTTGAAATCGATATCATGGAATTTGACGAAGAGAAATCACCTCAAGAAGAACTGGTAGAAGATATGATCGCCATAGTAACCAGTTTTTCCGCCAGGATTTACGGCAAGCGCGGCGGGCGTGTGGCAAAAAAGCTAACTGAACTTATTGAGCAGGAGGTGGAGTCTTGCGAAAACCACGGTTAG
- a CDS encoding PhzF family phenazine biosynthesis protein: MAKRAFYIVDVFAEEKYAGNQLAVIRAAGTLSGAEMQRIAREMNYSETTFILSDDIKDGGYDVLIFTPAEEVPFAGHPTLGTAYVIRHEIQKEPAEKIILNLKVGQIPVTFDSSSKDPDTLWMKQKQPVFGRVLEAGPVAQVLNIEESEIDSRFPIQDVSTGLPFFIVPLKSLAAVKKASINRDKYFELIKNTHAKAIFIFCPETYNRENDLNARAFVDCYSIPEDPATGSANGCLAGYLVKYRYFGTDRIDIRVEQGYEVARPSLLLLHAEEKNEAIDVSVGGKVVMVARGELL, encoded by the coding sequence ATGGCGAAGCGCGCCTTTTACATTGTGGATGTGTTTGCTGAAGAAAAATATGCCGGCAACCAGCTGGCCGTGATTAGAGCTGCCGGGACACTTTCCGGCGCCGAAATGCAGCGGATTGCCAGGGAGATGAATTATTCAGAAACAACCTTTATTTTATCTGACGACATAAAAGACGGCGGATATGACGTGCTGATTTTTACACCGGCAGAAGAAGTGCCTTTCGCCGGTCACCCTACATTAGGCACGGCCTATGTTATCCGACACGAGATACAAAAAGAACCCGCAGAAAAAATTATATTGAATCTGAAAGTCGGGCAAATTCCCGTTACATTTGACTCCAGCAGCAAAGACCCGGATACTTTGTGGATGAAGCAAAAGCAGCCCGTTTTTGGCCGGGTCCTTGAAGCAGGGCCGGTTGCTCAAGTCTTAAACATTGAAGAAAGTGAGATTGACTCCAGATTCCCTATTCAGGATGTTTCTACAGGGCTGCCTTTCTTTATCGTTCCCTTGAAATCGCTGGCTGCTGTGAAAAAAGCCAGTATAAACAGGGACAAATACTTCGAGTTAATCAAGAATACGCATGCCAAGGCGATATTCATTTTCTGTCCGGAGACGTACAACCGGGAAAACGACTTGAATGCGCGGGCCTTTGTTGACTGTTACAGTATACCGGAAGACCCGGCAACGGGCAGCGCCAACGGCTGCCTGGCCGGGTACCTGGTAAAATACCGGTATTTTGGAACAGACCGGATTGACATCAGGGTTGAGCAGGGTTATGAAGTTGCCAGGCCGTCGTTACTCTTATTGCATGCTGAAGAAAAAAATGAGGCTATAGATGTGTCCGTGGGCGGTAAGGTTGTAATGGTCGCCAGAGGAGAATTGCTTTAG
- the recG gene encoding ATP-dependent DNA helicase RecG, producing MPADFFAKPVQYLKMIGPRRAAAMQKLGLFTVRDLLYHFPRRYEDRSRLLAAGACPHGETATIRGTVLAAQDLKPRRGLTVTKLAVHDGTGIFYAVWFNQPFVKKNLSTGTKLFVTGKVDKSFGPVQVMVEDYEVAEGGDPLGAGRLVPIYPLTGQLTQRLLRAVVKTTLDEARSNAGEFLPAELLGKYKLPVFGDALASIHFPECREDLEKARRRFIFEELFLLQLGLAVRRATVAPRHKEYRCRPDGRLTSSFINNLPYRLTGDQVRVWGEIAADMESSSPMQRLLQGDVGSGKTVISILALLKAVENGLQGALMAPTEILAEQHYLVMKRALSSIDVEAGLLTGSTPKKEKELLLQRLAEGDLKLLVGTHALIQQDISFQRLGLVVVDEQHRFGVRQRAALQYKGNCPDTLVMTATPIPRTLALTLYGDLDLSVISETPPGRLPVKTYAVLPSALHKAYKLAADQLRLGRQVYIVCPLVEESEKVDLQAATDIAEKLAAGEFRNYRVRLLHGRMKAGEKEEIMTAFRQGEVDVLVATTVIEVGVDVPNATMMVVLDADRFGLAQLHQLRGRVGRGGHQSYCILTGNPRTEEGKARLKAMTLTADGFALAEEDLRLRGPGEFQGTRQSGLPELKIADLLRDVQVFQTARQEAIALAGSDPNLTRPENSRLPAEIKARYSGSGGYMGIG from the coding sequence ATGCCTGCTGACTTTTTCGCAAAACCAGTACAGTACCTCAAGATGATCGGACCCCGGCGGGCCGCAGCCATGCAAAAGCTCGGCCTCTTTACGGTGCGGGATCTGCTGTATCATTTTCCACGGCGTTATGAAGATCGCTCCAGGCTTCTGGCGGCCGGCGCCTGCCCCCATGGGGAGACGGCCACCATCAGGGGGACCGTGCTGGCCGCGCAGGATTTAAAGCCAAGGCGCGGCTTAACTGTTACCAAGCTGGCTGTGCATGACGGGACGGGTATTTTCTACGCGGTATGGTTCAACCAGCCATTCGTCAAGAAAAACCTGTCTACAGGAACCAAACTTTTTGTAACCGGCAAAGTTGACAAGAGCTTTGGGCCGGTGCAGGTTATGGTCGAGGATTACGAGGTTGCGGAAGGCGGCGACCCTCTGGGCGCAGGAAGGCTGGTCCCCATCTACCCGCTGACCGGGCAGCTGACCCAGCGACTATTGCGTGCCGTCGTAAAAACAACTCTGGATGAGGCACGCTCAAATGCAGGTGAATTTCTGCCTGCTGAATTGCTTGGAAAATATAAGTTGCCGGTATTTGGGGACGCCCTGGCAAGTATACACTTCCCGGAATGCCGCGAGGACCTGGAAAAAGCCAGAAGACGCTTTATCTTTGAAGAGCTTTTTCTTCTGCAGTTGGGACTGGCGGTCCGGCGGGCAACTGTCGCACCCCGTCACAAGGAATACCGCTGCCGGCCGGACGGCAGGCTGACCAGTTCCTTTATCAATAATCTGCCTTATCGCCTGACCGGAGACCAGGTCAGAGTGTGGGGTGAGATCGCAGCCGATATGGAGTCCTCTTCTCCCATGCAGCGTCTCCTCCAGGGGGATGTCGGGTCCGGTAAAACGGTAATTTCCATACTTGCGCTGCTTAAGGCAGTGGAAAACGGCCTGCAGGGCGCCTTGATGGCGCCCACTGAAATCCTGGCCGAACAGCATTATCTGGTCATGAAGAGGGCGCTTTCATCTATTGACGTTGAGGCCGGTTTGTTGACCGGCAGCACCCCTAAAAAGGAAAAGGAATTACTGCTGCAAAGGCTGGCGGAGGGTGACCTGAAACTGCTGGTGGGGACGCACGCCCTGATTCAACAGGATATTTCTTTCCAAAGGCTGGGACTGGTGGTGGTTGACGAACAGCACCGCTTTGGCGTCCGCCAGCGGGCGGCCCTGCAGTACAAAGGAAACTGCCCCGACACCCTGGTTATGACCGCCACCCCGATCCCGCGCACCCTGGCCTTGACCCTGTACGGGGACCTGGATCTTTCGGTGATCAGTGAGACGCCTCCGGGCAGGCTGCCGGTCAAAACCTACGCGGTCCTTCCCAGCGCGCTTCATAAGGCCTATAAGCTGGCGGCAGACCAGCTTCGCCTGGGGCGGCAGGTTTATATTGTCTGTCCCCTGGTCGAAGAGTCGGAAAAAGTTGATTTGCAGGCAGCCACCGATATTGCAGAAAAGCTGGCGGCGGGTGAATTCCGCAACTACCGGGTCAGGCTTTTGCACGGCAGGATGAAAGCAGGGGAGAAGGAGGAAATCATGACCGCCTTCAGGCAGGGGGAGGTCGATGTCCTGGTAGCCACCACGGTCATTGAGGTGGGGGTGGACGTCCCGAATGCCACGATGATGGTGGTCCTCGACGCCGATCGCTTCGGCCTGGCCCAACTTCACCAATTACGGGGACGCGTCGGCCGGGGCGGCCACCAGTCTTACTGCATCCTCACCGGCAATCCCCGGACGGAGGAAGGCAAGGCCCGCCTGAAAGCGATGACGCTGACCGCGGATGGCTTTGCCCTGGCTGAAGAGGACCTGCGCTTGCGGGGGCCGGGGGAATTTCAGGGCACCCGCCAGTCCGGCTTGCCGGAGTTGAAAATTGCCGATCTCCTGCGCGATGTTCAAGTTTTCCAGACCGCCCGCCAGGAAGCGATCGCCCTGGCCGGGTCCGACCCAAACCTGACCCGGCCGGAGAACAGCAGGCTGCCGGCCGAGATAAAAGCCAGATATAGCGGGTCTGGCGGTTACATGGGGATTGGTTGA
- the rpmB gene encoding 50S ribosomal protein L28: MARVCAVCGKGVSVGMNMSHSHIRTKRTWMPNLQRVKAIIDGSPRRILVCTRCLRSGKIQRAI; this comes from the coding sequence ATGGCTAGAGTATGTGCCGTTTGCGGCAAAGGCGTTAGCGTCGGTATGAATATGAGCCACTCACACATTCGTACTAAAAGGACCTGGATGCCCAACCTGCAGCGCGTCAAAGCCATCATAGACGGTAGTCCCCGTAGAATTCTGGTATGCACCCGTTGCTTGAGGAGCGGCAAGATACAGCGTGCTATATAA
- a CDS encoding DVU_1557 family redox protein codes for MSAPLEKPALICLKCNVQLELRKAFFTYLGFNFNTELPRCPVCGQMYLSEELVKGKVTEVEMSLEDK; via the coding sequence ATGAGTGCACCGTTAGAGAAGCCGGCGCTGATCTGCCTGAAATGCAATGTCCAGCTTGAGCTGCGCAAAGCCTTCTTTACCTATCTTGGCTTTAACTTCAATACCGAGCTGCCAAGGTGCCCGGTCTGCGGGCAGATGTACCTGTCGGAGGAACTGGTCAAGGGAAAAGTAACTGAAGTAGAAATGTCTCTTGAGGACAAGTGA
- a CDS encoding pyridine nucleotide-disulfide oxidoreductase/dicluster-binding protein — MELKDFKNWGSLCTRDEPVFCTNQCPLGVDVKGMGAKLNAGDFTGAYKNYSSQVLFPGIVSKICDEPCKSACLRKNIDESISVRMLEKACCDFTATKDIPSFYMPPKNKRIAVVGGGLGGLSCAVKLVRKGYDVHLYEEKDRLGGSLWEPGSHIAPEVLEEEFGRITRNDDIKLHLNTKVGSLDALAFDALYIATGRRGETFGLAGGFDPISLATAQNGVFMSGKTAGREESSVLIPIREGIRVAQSIESFLKAGRMGGEAGNHEVVPSRLSADIAGVKNKAGVKPAGPAGYTPEEAVEEAKRCLRCECKACAAACELIAYYKKKPKKIIEDVNATLNKVEAITKRVASRQINSCNLCGLCKEVCPTSLDFEEIFLASRRELHRGGSLPLAFHDFWMRDMDFSNSEDAFLVLNPLGKDTSRYLFFPGCQLGGSDPGYVTATYDYLLQRLEGGVSIMVGCCGAPAEWAGREEEHSAVIAQIKKNWEAMGSPGVILACPTCKKMFAQYLPHITVTSLWTIVAEKGMPENKKSGEGQTVTVFDSCASRHEPDVRRSVRAILKNSGYQLEELAYSGERAQCCGYGGQIHAVNLPLLDEIVSNRVKGTPYDYITYCTNCRDTFANAQKPAVHMLDLMFYDNIKARAARKPPTLTQRRENRIQLKKQLLKQIGGREMQPSVSDYSRIKVFISPEVIEKMDRNLIVAEDAQRTIHYCESTGNKIQDTSTGNLIGHLQNEVITYWVVYRPEGDGFRLESIYSHRLNIEEHVT; from the coding sequence ATGGAATTAAAGGATTTTAAAAATTGGGGGAGCCTCTGCACCCGGGATGAGCCTGTATTTTGCACAAATCAGTGCCCGCTTGGCGTCGACGTAAAAGGGATGGGGGCGAAGCTCAATGCCGGCGATTTTACAGGGGCCTATAAAAACTATAGCAGTCAGGTGCTTTTTCCGGGTATTGTCAGCAAAATATGCGACGAGCCGTGTAAAAGCGCCTGCCTGAGAAAAAATATTGATGAATCCATCTCGGTGAGGATGCTAGAAAAAGCGTGCTGTGATTTTACCGCCACCAAAGACATTCCCTCTTTTTATATGCCGCCCAAAAACAAACGCATTGCCGTAGTCGGCGGAGGTTTGGGCGGCCTAAGCTGCGCCGTAAAACTTGTCCGCAAAGGCTATGATGTGCACCTGTACGAAGAAAAGGACAGGCTGGGGGGAAGCCTTTGGGAACCGGGCAGCCATATAGCCCCGGAGGTCCTTGAAGAAGAGTTTGGCCGCATTACCCGTAACGATGATATCAAACTGCATTTAAATACAAAAGTAGGCTCTCTTGATGCGCTTGCGTTTGATGCTTTGTATATTGCTACAGGAAGAAGAGGGGAAACATTCGGGCTTGCGGGGGGATTTGACCCAATATCTCTTGCTACCGCTCAAAACGGCGTGTTTATGAGCGGAAAGACGGCAGGAAGAGAGGAAAGTTCGGTCCTCATTCCTATACGAGAGGGGATTAGGGTAGCCCAGTCAATTGAGTCCTTTTTAAAGGCAGGGAGGATGGGCGGTGAGGCGGGCAATCACGAGGTGGTTCCATCGCGGCTCAGTGCGGATATAGCCGGGGTGAAAAATAAAGCCGGCGTAAAGCCTGCCGGACCGGCCGGATATACCCCCGAGGAGGCTGTCGAAGAGGCAAAAAGATGCCTGCGCTGCGAGTGCAAAGCTTGTGCGGCAGCTTGTGAACTGATAGCGTATTATAAAAAGAAGCCCAAAAAAATTATTGAAGATGTTAACGCCACTTTGAATAAGGTTGAAGCAATTACAAAAAGAGTAGCCTCACGCCAGATCAACTCCTGCAATCTCTGCGGACTATGCAAAGAGGTATGCCCAACCAGTCTTGATTTTGAAGAGATATTTCTGGCCAGTCGAAGAGAACTGCACAGGGGAGGAAGCCTTCCCCTGGCTTTTCACGATTTTTGGATGAGAGATATGGACTTTTCCAACTCGGAGGATGCTTTTCTTGTCCTAAATCCCTTGGGTAAGGATACAAGCAGATATTTGTTTTTTCCCGGCTGTCAGTTGGGCGGCTCCGACCCGGGTTATGTCACCGCCACCTATGATTATTTGCTGCAGCGGCTTGAAGGCGGCGTATCCATCATGGTCGGGTGCTGCGGCGCCCCTGCCGAGTGGGCCGGAAGGGAAGAGGAACATTCTGCTGTTATTGCCCAGATTAAGAAGAACTGGGAGGCAATGGGGAGTCCGGGGGTGATACTCGCCTGTCCGACCTGTAAGAAGATGTTTGCGCAATATCTTCCCCACATTACGGTTACATCGCTGTGGACTATTGTGGCGGAGAAGGGTATGCCGGAGAACAAAAAGAGCGGTGAGGGCCAAACGGTGACTGTTTTTGATTCCTGCGCCAGCCGCCACGAGCCTGATGTGCGGCGCAGCGTAAGAGCCATCCTAAAAAATTCCGGTTATCAACTGGAGGAACTGGCATACAGCGGAGAGCGCGCGCAGTGTTGCGGATATGGAGGCCAGATTCATGCGGTAAACCTGCCGCTCCTTGATGAGATCGTCAGCAACAGGGTGAAGGGGACGCCTTATGATTACATTACCTACTGCACGAACTGCCGCGACACCTTTGCCAACGCCCAAAAACCGGCGGTTCATATGCTTGATCTGATGTTCTACGACAATATCAAAGCCCGTGCAGCCAGAAAGCCCCCTACCCTTACGCAGCGCAGGGAAAACCGGATTCAGCTCAAAAAACAGCTTCTTAAGCAGATCGGGGGAAGGGAGATGCAGCCGTCAGTCAGCGATTATTCCAGGATAAAAGTTTTCATATCTCCCGAAGTTATTGAGAAGATGGACAGAAACCTGATCGTTGCCGAAGATGCCCAGAGGACAATCCATTATTGCGAGTCCACCGGAAACAAAATACAGGATACCTCTACCGGGAACCTGATAGGTCACCTGCAGAACGAAGTGATCACCTATTGGGTTGTGTACAGGCCGGAAGGAGATGGGTTCAGGCTGGAAAGCATCTACAGTCACAGGTTGAACATAGAGGAGCATGTCACATGA
- a CDS encoding molybdopterin-dependent aldehyde oxidoreductase → MATKKMMLYINGSERMLVCDPETDTLADVIRRLGLTGTKVGCRVGQCGICSVILDGAVVRSCVKKMKNIKDGSKITTIEGIGAPTNLHPLQLAWIIHGGVQCGFCSPGFIVSAKALLDTNLNPTRQEVREWFRKNHNACRCTGYKPLVDAVMAAAKVMRGEMTMEDLNYKIPADGRIYGTGYPRPAALAKVTGTCDYGDDIGMKMPDALHLAVVLPGVSHARLLSIDTSEAEKMPGVEKVITHKDVKGNNRIMWPCGHILAKADGFDRPILAEDMIYHRGDVIAVVAARTRAEARAAAKKVKFELEQLPEYLNILETMAADAPQVNKEYPNIYIEAPLIKGQDTRKIIEKTPYVVEGSFYSQRQPHLVLEPDTDQAYVDADGVLTIHCKSLFLHINIFTLAPGVGHPAEKIRIIENPTGASFGYSLSPYMPGIVSVATLATGKPVTITLSYEEHQHITGKRAPSFSNARLACDEKGKITALEYEIAYDEGAYTESADVIAQKGLRFVGAPYKIPNAIGLCKTVISNNAVSTAYKGFGSPQCYTCSEQLMDMMAEKIGMDPLEFRYINVYREGDESINGNKFSVYPMPQILDRLRPYYKEALERAKRESTPERKRGVGIACGEYNVTSAPNDHTEIILGLNPDGTVTHYNNWQDQGQGADAGAVVHTYEALRPLGLRPDQIKLCMNDTALAPMHGPSAGSRSHYMIGNATIHAAEQLMNAMRKPDGTYRTYDEMVAEGIPTKYTGVFDTTGMTSDLDPNTGQGSPTAEYTFGTFLAEVEVEVATGKTKVLRMKCIADVGVIGNIVNVDGQALGGMMQGIGMALSEDYDDFKKHTNLAGSGFTFIDATPDNLTTEYIETPRPSGPHGSSGCAELFQSSPHVAVINAINNACGVRIYELPARPEKVKAALEAKARGEEIKPRKYYMGGDLHEKIDYIKANPFTPKN, encoded by the coding sequence ATGGCAACAAAGAAGATGATGCTGTATATTAACGGCTCCGAACGTATGTTGGTTTGCGATCCCGAGACAGATACTCTTGCCGACGTTATAAGACGTCTTGGCCTTACCGGTACGAAGGTGGGCTGCCGCGTTGGACAGTGCGGCATCTGTTCCGTCATACTGGATGGCGCAGTTGTTCGCTCCTGCGTTAAAAAAATGAAAAACATTAAAGACGGCAGCAAGATTACAACCATTGAAGGGATAGGCGCCCCGACAAATCTGCATCCTCTGCAGTTGGCATGGATCATACATGGTGGAGTGCAGTGCGGGTTCTGCTCGCCCGGATTTATTGTTTCTGCAAAAGCGTTGCTTGATACCAATCTCAATCCCACAAGGCAGGAAGTTCGCGAATGGTTCCGGAAGAACCACAATGCTTGCCGTTGCACCGGCTATAAGCCGCTGGTCGATGCGGTCATGGCGGCCGCCAAGGTGATGCGCGGTGAAATGACCATGGAGGACCTTAATTACAAAATACCGGCAGACGGGAGAATATACGGTACGGGATATCCCAGACCGGCTGCCCTGGCTAAAGTAACCGGAACCTGCGATTACGGCGACGATATCGGCATGAAAATGCCTGACGCCCTGCACCTGGCTGTAGTCCTTCCCGGGGTTTCCCATGCCAGGCTGCTTTCTATAGATACTTCGGAAGCGGAAAAGATGCCGGGCGTTGAGAAGGTTATTACCCATAAAGATGTGAAGGGGAACAACCGTATTATGTGGCCCTGTGGCCATATACTCGCCAAAGCGGACGGTTTTGATCGCCCGATCCTGGCTGAGGATATGATCTATCACCGTGGTGATGTTATTGCTGTAGTGGCCGCCAGGACCAGAGCTGAAGCGCGCGCAGCAGCAAAAAAGGTTAAGTTTGAACTGGAGCAGCTGCCTGAATACTTAAATATTCTGGAAACAATGGCTGCTGACGCGCCGCAGGTAAACAAAGAATACCCCAATATTTATATTGAAGCTCCTTTAATTAAGGGACAGGATACCAGGAAGATCATTGAAAAAACCCCTTATGTTGTTGAAGGCAGCTTCTATTCCCAACGCCAGCCACATCTGGTTCTCGAACCGGATACCGACCAGGCGTATGTTGATGCTGACGGGGTTCTTACCATCCATTGCAAGAGTCTTTTCCTGCACATTAATATATTTACATTAGCTCCTGGTGTTGGTCATCCCGCCGAAAAAATCAGGATTATTGAAAACCCGACCGGCGCAAGTTTCGGATATTCGCTATCCCCTTATATGCCGGGCATAGTATCGGTTGCTACCCTGGCAACCGGAAAGCCGGTTACTATTACCTTGAGTTATGAAGAACATCAGCATATTACAGGGAAACGCGCTCCTTCTTTCTCAAACGCGAGGCTGGCATGCGACGAGAAAGGGAAGATTACGGCCTTGGAATATGAAATTGCTTATGATGAAGGGGCCTATACCGAATCTGCAGACGTGATCGCCCAGAAAGGACTTCGTTTCGTGGGCGCTCCGTATAAAATCCCCAATGCGATTGGTCTTTGCAAAACTGTTATATCCAACAATGCGGTTTCTACAGCTTATAAAGGTTTTGGTTCGCCGCAGTGCTACACCTGCTCGGAACAGCTCATGGATATGATGGCGGAGAAAATCGGAATGGATCCGTTGGAGTTCCGGTATATCAATGTCTATCGTGAAGGCGACGAGAGCATAAACGGCAACAAGTTCTCCGTTTACCCGATGCCCCAAATACTGGACAGGCTGCGTCCATATTATAAAGAAGCTCTGGAAAGAGCAAAGAGAGAGTCTACGCCTGAGAGAAAACGCGGCGTTGGTATCGCCTGCGGCGAATACAATGTAACCAGCGCGCCAAACGACCATACGGAAATTATTCTTGGGTTAAATCCGGATGGTACTGTGACGCATTATAACAATTGGCAGGATCAGGGACAAGGCGCGGATGCCGGCGCAGTTGTTCATACCTATGAAGCCCTGAGGCCGCTTGGATTGCGTCCGGATCAGATTAAGCTGTGCATGAATGATACGGCTTTGGCTCCTATGCACGGTCCCTCTGCGGGAAGCCGTTCCCATTATATGATCGGAAATGCTACCATCCACGCCGCTGAGCAGCTGATGAACGCTATGCGTAAACCCGACGGAACTTATCGTACTTACGATGAAATGGTTGCCGAAGGGATTCCCACAAAATACACAGGCGTATTTGACACCACCGGGATGACGTCCGACCTTGATCCGAACACTGGACAGGGGAGCCCGACTGCTGAATATACTTTCGGCACATTCCTGGCGGAGGTAGAGGTAGAGGTCGCCACGGGGAAAACCAAAGTGCTGAGGATGAAGTGCATTGCTGACGTAGGTGTCATCGGAAACATAGTAAATGTTGACGGTCAGGCGCTCGGAGGTATGATGCAGGGTATCGGAATGGCGCTGTCCGAAGACTATGACGATTTTAAAAAGCATACCAACCTTGCCGGCAGCGGCTTTACGTTTATCGATGCGACGCCGGACAATCTGACGACTGAATACATTGAAACCCCAAGACCCAGCGGACCTCACGGCTCATCCGGCTGTGCGGAACTATTCCAATCGTCGCCTCATGTTGCGGTAATCAATGCAATCAATAACGCTTGCGGTGTTCGAATTTACGAATTGCCTGCCAGGCCTGAAAAAGTGAAAGCGGCGCTTGAGGCTAAAGCCAGAGGTGAAGAAATCAAGCCCAGGAAGTACTATATGGGTGGCGACCTGCATGAAAAGATTGACTATATCAAAGCCAATCCTTTTACACCCAAAAATTAA